The nucleotide window TACGCAAAACAGGAAGCAAGTATGAGGCTGAATTCAGCAAAGttttaacattattatttgatAAAATGGTTAATTTGATGAATGAAACGCTCTGTCTACATCTGCAGTGTGCAAGTTTGTCAGCATCGAGATGAAGTCGGCCTTCGAGGAGACGGGGAGGACCAAGGAAGTCCTCAACATGAACTACAACTTCATAGACGACAAGGGGGCGCCGCCAGCCAAGTACTACAAGTCGTGAGTGTGCACGTGGCGTTTAAACCGCGCCGTCTGTGGACGACGGTCTGCCGCCATGATTCTGGATCTTTCTGGCTCTCGCTCGCTCTCGAGGCGGCAGGGGACAGGAACTTGGTCAGGTCTCAGTTCCTGTGGAGGAACTTATTATAGCACAGGGacgctgctgagctgctggatgtgtgatAGCAGAGCTCAGCGTCGTCTCTCAGCCTGAAATTCAGGACTTACGTCATTAAATCCTCCTAAAGTCAGTTATCAGTTGATGCACTTCATGCAGCTTTATCACAGCCTCCTCCTGGTGTCCTTCATCAGCTTCCTACTTTCCGTCGTCTCTTCTTTGTTCTagtttttttagtgtttttcagtcgatttcttgtatttttcactCTTATGAACACCAACTTTTAGTACCCaataaaaatcttatttttattgtgaataACAGAATAAAAGGAGTGAACTCTGAAGGTCACGTTTGTCAAACGTAAGCAAAACTGCTCAGACTGAATTATGTCCCCGTGAAGACGTGAAATATCCGGATGTGTTTTAAAACGTGGAGTCTTCAGACGTCCTGACGTCtccgtctgtcttcctgtcctcctgcagagACCTTCGATTCATCGAGGTCGTGGAGAATGTGtgtcagaggctgctggagtACAACCTTCACAAAGAGAGGACTGGGAGTAACCGCTTTGccaaggtcagtgtgtgtgtgtgtgcgtgcgtgcgtgcgtgcgtgtgcgtgtgtgtgttgtttctctcAACAATCATTCAGCTCAACTTTTCTTCTCCTGAAGTTTGACATcagaatgataaataaaataaaagagttCAGTCTCGTGCAGCTTAAGAAAAGGCTGAATTGTTCTCTGTAAGAAGGTCGTTTGATTGGTCatgattgatctgattggtcGACTAGTCGAGAACAcggcctctgattggccaacagACTCAACCCAAGGCATCATGGGACtgccagctgtcagcagagacTGTTTTCAGTGTGGTTTGCAGGCAGATTTTCTTCATGTTGTGTATTTCAGCGTCCTGCTGTCTTCGTCTCCGTCCCTGCAGGGCATGTCGGAGACCTTCTCCACCCTCCACGGGCTGGTGAATAAAGGCGTGAACGTGGTGATGGACATTCCCTTCGAGCTGTGGAACGAGACTTCAGCCGAGGTGGCCGACCTTAAAAAACAGGTGACTGAAAATCCTGCGTCTGctttttttaaagcaggaagATTTAAACCAGATTTAAAGAGTTGAAGctgcaaatgtttgttttcatttgtgacGTCAGTGCGACGTGTTGGTGGAGCAGTACGAGGACGTGATTGAGGACTGGTACCGAGGAAGCCAGGAGGAAGACCTGACCACCTACCTGTGCGAGAAACACGTCCTCAAAGGACAGGACAAAGGTAACACcgacacagacacacttttcCTGtcccaaaggtcaaaggtcagctcactgtgacatcaccatGTTGTGCTGTGgccatgtttcacatttgctcAGATCCTGAATGGCTGattttaacctttgacctcaaTCATTGCCCCCTTTATTCCTCCGTCCAGCCTGCCTGGACGAGGTCTGGccaaagaagatgaagaagggaGACCAGGCAGCCATTGcggaggacaagaagaagaagaaaaagaagaagggagggaagaagggaaAGGGGAAGAgcgaggagggcgaggagggaAAAGACGGCAGCTCGGAGGGAGAGAAGGcgagcaagaagaagaaggagaagaaagtgaagaagaagaaaaagagcaaagctCCGCTGgagaagacagatggagggGTGTCGTCAGATGACGAGATCCAGCAGCAAGTGCCTCTGTCCGGGCCGAAGACGGAGCTGTGAGCCCTGGTTTCCGTCTGGACCTGGACCAGCTCTCCCAGACTGAAGTAAACTCTTAGTAAAAGCAGCTTCTTTAAACATCTTCAGCTCCCGTCATCGCCGAGGTCCAGAGCCTTCAATCACACCCTCAACTGTTACACGCCGAGTCTTCGTTTCAGCGTCCGCGGGTCTGGAACGGGTTTCTGAAAACCTGATGGAACCCGCAAGAACCCTGAATGACTGTGCTTTGTCTTAACTTTATCAAGGGAATAATTCATCAGTTAATTGAAAAATCATCTGTTACAGTCCTGAAAAACACCAACACTGGAAGCTGTTCGACAGTAGATGACTGAGAGCAGAGCTTCAGGTCTGCAAGGgaaactttcttttcttttcttttcttttcttttcttttcttttcttttcttttcttttcttttctcagttGAATGTACATGCAGAtctttctctctgcatctccCCGTAATGTGAATTTGTGCTCCTGCTTTTTAAACGTCGAGTATTTACTGAAATGTTCATTCCGTCTGAAGATTGGTGCTTTTTAATGATTAGTTTAGGCTTTATTTTCTGGAAATGCTCACGTTGTGTGATATACCTGTatgttaaacacacactgatcctAACAGAGAagcttttccttttgttgtgatgtttctgtCCAGGATTTAAACATCTCGAGTGACGCAGACCAGATTATTATTTCCTGTCCTTCAGCAGAAATAGGATCTTTAAGTCTCAAATTCAGTGAAATTCCCCTTTAATGAGTAAATGCAACATGAGCTACCTTTTTTAAATGTCGATGATTTGTGTTcggtttttgtattttttccattcattgttttgccttgtgtgtgtgtgtgtgtgtgtgcgtgtttgtgctgTACGAAAGCTGCTATTTAAGGCGAGcgtgttcgtgtgtgtttgctgactCCCGAGCTGACGATGGAGGttagagcgtgtgtgtgttttttgcagttttgtgtgtgtgtgtttttacagatttttattCTGAAGTGAAATGCTGGCTGTGTTGTTTTCAAGTTGCTTTTTGAAACCATGAGGAGACACATCAGTGGATCAATAAACAGGTTTGAAAACTGTCGTACGAAAACGTATCGCAAACGACTGATCATTTCCAGGTTTAAAGGCTTGTTTTAAATGGAAGTCGCCTCAGTCATAATTTACAGTTTAGTCAAATTTTTTAAACAAACCTCTGAAGGTAAGTTAATTCGGTGTAaatctctctgtatctgcaaacATCTGTGGGTGACATGCACACTTCTGACCACTAGAGGGAGGCAGTCACACACTTGCAGCACAGTTCAAGTCTGGCAGTAATGACAGTTAAGGAGGCcgtttgattcattttcattgttgtgTCAGTTGCTTTTGTGGATACAAATGTTGCACCTGATGTTATTTTACACTCCAGCTGTGCAGTTTTGTACAGAGCCCAGAATATGTGCGTGAATGAACACCACTAAGGGCTGAAGCTAtcactgaggacagagaggccgTTTATAAAGTTTGTCATTAACCACATTTTGGGTGCAGAGGTACACAGTGAGGACACATCTATTTCTTGGCGAAACAATTAATCTGTCATCTCTGCTTCTTTATGCGTATGGATTAATTAAACTTGATAAAAGTCACTTGATGAAGGATAGTGTTGTGCTTTGTTGAGCTATAGACTGAGCGAGGCTAGCATGTTTCCTGCTAAACCAAGCTAATCGTTAGCTAACGCTTgctagctacagctgataaaatcttAAGCTGCTAACGGAAAAAATAAACCCTAACTGCGTTTATCTACCGGCATATTGGAAAAGTAAAGACCCtattatgtttttaaaaagcatcTGTTCAATGGTTTTAATGGCAAATCACAACAGTTCGCCGTGTAACTATATGCTAGCAATGAAAGCTGGACGGGTACAGTAACCGTAACTGAGGGGGCGGGGTTAGCGAAGGGTGAAAGGTGAGTCTACGTTTGCCCGCGAGTCGTTCAGTCAGTGGGCTGTATGGAGAGGAGTGTTAGGTAAAAGATACTTTAGCTGCTTCAGGTGGACCTCAAGTTTAGTCACATGGCAAAACTTTTACTCAGTTTGTCACAGAATTATGTTGCAAGGACGAGAAGAAGAGTTCACGTCCTGCTTGTTTTCTCAAAGACACCCGCTGCTGCGGGTTTGGTCCGAActagttagctaactagctagctagttatCGTTGCCAGTTAGCCCTTTAGCAACCTGCCGTCACAAGGAGCAACTGCGGAGGATTCACGTGACTTTACAGCGTCTGTATGACTGTGGCGGTTTGTAAACAGCCAGAAAAGTGGGACTTTCCATCGCTTGTTGAAGTACTGGACGTCTGCCCCAGTGACATGAAGATAAAAAGTGTCCCAAGACCAATGGTGTCCTGAAGGCTCTCATCATAACTGGCATCAGGCTGGACAGGTGACTGAATCAGGGCTGGACAGGTGACTGGACCAGGACCATCAGAGGTAAGCTTTTTAAGCTGTTTTGGTACTTTCCTTGTTGACATTAGGCTGAAGTGAGTTGTCAGTGGTGGaacaaatatttaattttactaaagtaaaataAGTTACACTGTAGAGTtcaaatactcaagtaaaagtcctgttTTTACAGTCTTACTTATTAGCATCAAATACACTTAAAGAATCAAAGTAATTTATTTGTAAAGTTACAGCACAGGGTcgcacaatgaaatgtacattttcaatTACTCGTTAGACCAAACGGCTCATTTCAGACTAACAGATGTTATAGTACTAGGCTGGTAAAGGTGGACAGACACTATTTGCCCTCAAACTGTTGTAGAGTAGAAATATTGAGTAGCATAAAATTCAAATAcccaagtaaagtacaagtaccttgaaaCTTTGACTAGCTGTACTTAGTGATGTTCCACACCTGTTCATTAAGCGATTAACTAATCAACAAGTACTGCGACAGTTCAAAGTTGAAATACTGAActttctctggctctggcttctcaaatgtgaccatttgctgtttttctctgtttgagaATGCTGGGGAGTATTTCAGAGGTTATTGATCACCGTGGACGGACTCATTCACCTTTTCTCTCTGGCTCCTTAACACAAACCACTCAGTGGACCAAGCCAGCACGATGCtgcacctcctcccctcctcttcctcttaaatgagctgtttcttctctctcctcctcttgtgaTTGCGGTTCTGTGGTATCATTTCATTCCCATCGTTTTGATGAGGATAGCAGTGATCATCTAACGTAcgagtgtctgtgctgctcgtGGTTTCAGTGGATGCTTTACCCTCCCTCATGTTCTCCTTCTGGGATAACGCTGTTTCAGTTACACATTGGTTAGTTTAATATAGGAGCATGCGCTTTATATCTAAATATCCTGCTCGTCTTTTGGTTcctgtgtatttcagtgtgtgtata belongs to Chaetodon trifascialis isolate fChaTrf1 chromosome 23, fChaTrf1.hap1, whole genome shotgun sequence and includes:
- the cnpy3 gene encoding protein canopy homolog 3 yields the protein MILAGYVSVFLVFSSVGAAKNGGDDEWVKLPNKCEVCKFVSIEMKSAFEETGRTKEVLNMNYNFIDDKGAPPAKYYKSDLRFIEVVENVCQRLLEYNLHKERTGSNRFAKGMSETFSTLHGLVNKGVNVVMDIPFELWNETSAEVADLKKQCDVLVEQYEDVIEDWYRGSQEEDLTTYLCEKHVLKGQDKACLDEVWPKKMKKGDQAAIAEDKKKKKKKKGGKKGKGKSEEGEEGKDGSSEGEKASKKKKEKKVKKKKKSKAPLEKTDGGVSSDDEIQQQVPLSGPKTEL